One window of Quercus robur chromosome 5, dhQueRobu3.1, whole genome shotgun sequence genomic DNA carries:
- the LOC126728132 gene encoding uncharacterized protein LOC126728132 gives MRLLSWNCQGLGNLWIVQNLHKLVREQAPDVCFLMETRLDRSGFEKHCGDVPFKNKLIVKKPNSGGGLALLWKEEVTLDVINFSDNHIMAKVVEKDGFVWYLTGFYGWLEANEKRKLWALLSHLKSFVEGPWCCIGDFNVILHESEKQSVSAPYHNQMEDFRVALENCELIDLGFIGHKFTWTNQRPGSAHTKQCLDRAVADKDWIEKFPASSASHLFSHASDRIPIMLRTMNDKRLRGRGAGGFKFEESWLLWDDCEEVVHEAWTNGGQGSPSLRSVMD, from the coding sequence ATGAGGCTGTTAAGTtggaactgccaagggcttgggaacctttGGATAGTTCAAAACCTTCACAAATTAGTGAGGGAACAAGCTCCTGATGTTTGCTTCTTAATGGAAACAAGGTTGGATCGAAGTGGATTTGAGAAGCATTGTGGTGATgtaccttttaaaaataaattaatagtgAAAAAGCCTAATTCGGGTGGAGGGTTGGCTTTGCTTTGGAAGGAGGAGGTGACTTTAGATGTTATTAATTTTAGTGATAACCATATTATGGCTAAGGTTGTGGAGAAGGATGGTTTTGTGTGGTATCTCACAGGGTTTTATGGATGGCTAGAGGCAAATGAAAAACGGAAGCTGTGGGCACTTTTATCTCATTTAAAGTCTTTTGTTGAGGGTCCATGGTGTTGTATTGGGGATTTCAATGTCATACTTCATGAATCAGAAAAACAAAGTGTCAGTGCACCTTATCATAATCAGATGGAGGATTTTCGAGTTGCTTTGGAGAATTGTGAATTGATAGATTTGGGTTTTATTGGGCATAAATTTACTTGGACAAACCAACGGCCAGGATCAGCCCACACAAAACAATGTTTAGATAGAGCTGTTGCTGACAAAGATTGGATTGAAAAGTTCCCTGCTAGTTCGGCGTCTCACTTGTTCAGCCATGCTTCTGATCGTATTCCTATTATGTTAAGAACTATGAATGATAAGCGGCTTAGGGGAAGGGGGGCTGGTGGTTTTAAGTTTGAGGAGAGTTGGTTGTTATGGGATGATTGTGAGGAAGTTGTGCATGAGGCGTGGACAAATGGTGGGCAGGGCAGTCCAAGTTTGAGGAGTGTTATGGACTGA